One Misgurnus anguillicaudatus chromosome 19, ASM2758022v2, whole genome shotgun sequence genomic region harbors:
- the csdc2b gene encoding cold shock domain-containing protein C2: MAETSDSSLRSPPSTPLSLSFPILRDSSRVWDRGTLKSGDLLSPLPTKRTRSYSATVRANAGPVFKGVCINFSRSQGHGYIRPAHGGEDIFVHISDVEGEYVPMEGDEVTYKICSIPPKNVKVQAVEVTITHLKPGTKHETWSGQIITP, from the exons ATGGCAGAAACATCAGACTCATCTCTCCGGTCTCCTCCATCAACACCTCTCTCATTATCCTTCCCCATCCTGAGAGACAGCAGTCGGGTGTGGGACAGAGGAACGCTGAAGTCTGGAGATTTACTCAGTCCACTGCCCACCAAACGCACACGATCATACTCGGC GACCGTTCGGGCAAACGCAGGCCCCGTCTTTAAGGGTGTATGTATAAATTTCTCCAGGTCTCAGGGTCACGGTTACATCAGACCGGCTCATGGTGGAGAAGACATCTTTGTGCACATCTCTGA TGTGGAGGGTGAATATGTCCCTATGGAGGGAGATGAGGTGACGTATAAGATCTGTTCAATCCCACCTAAGAACGTGAAGGTCCAGGCTGTAGAGGTCACCATCACCCACCTGAAACCAGGAACTAAACACGAGACCTGGTCAGGTCAGATCATCACTCCATAA